Proteins encoded in a region of the Rutidosis leptorrhynchoides isolate AG116_Rl617_1_P2 chromosome 9, CSIRO_AGI_Rlap_v1, whole genome shotgun sequence genome:
- the LOC139866673 gene encoding inactive protein kinase SELMODRAFT_444075-like isoform X1, with translation MFPPKKEPAVEKAPRDLPENVIVAVKADEKVISKAAFAWALTHAVHPGDCVILLAIFNSPRSNRKLWSWKRLNGDCRNGDDCVNLPDRICQISESCSRMVLEFQTLFEVMVQIKVVSGTPAGSVAAHAKYNAVNWVVLDKKLKPEVKHCTEELNCNIVVMKNSEPNVLKLNLGRPDNIQTPFFSAVSSPTIDPEKLLGHGVNHSTPVTSPEETAVFCPEPSVFLVYKQNPLFEGLIKRKTSEINKMNSYNDPHTDIDSCGEKIIALSLVVPQKDDNSKIIRNPKRSYSTHFDHDHDKITSGIKENTYSSGIREAVSLGRTMSLPPPLCSLCQYQAPNLVKPLRRFDYNELLEATGSFSDSSFVAEGELWVVYRGVLKDGLVVAIKQLKFCGSHGDVEFCKEVKVLSCAQHKNVVLLVGFCVEGTRRLLVYEYVCNGSLDTHLHVNKGTFLDWPSRLKVAIGTATGLRYLHEDCRVGCIVHRDMRPKNILLTHDYEPLVADFGLVSLHTEVDACVEERAVGTSGYLAPEYFNGGIITEKVDIYAFGLVLLELITGRRTCDLQCYNSRKFWHDVYSSQQIQPIHLLAYKHKLLDSRLGSYQPHNFPSHLNAIGHAASLCLQKNPESRPPMSKVLRVLEGETRSYIGTDLNSTSGKSGRINRRGHSRRLSY, from the exons ATGTTCCCGCCAAAAAAAGAACCGGCCGTCGAAAAAGCACCACGAGACTTGCCGGAAAATGTGATTGTTGCTGTGAAAGCCGACGAAAAGGTTATTTCAAAAGCTGCTTTCGCTTGGGCTCTTACTCATGCAGTTCATCCTGGTGATTGTGTTATCTTGCTTGCAATATTCAACAGTCCTAGATCAA ATCGAAAATTATGGAGCTGGAAGCGATTAAATGGAGATTGCCGAAACGGCGATGATTGTGTTAATTTACCTGATCGAATATGTCAGATCTCGGAATCTTGTTCGCGAATGGTACTGGAATTTCAAACTTTATTTGAG GTGATGGTGCAAATCAAGGTGGTATCAGGAACACCTGCAGGTTCTGTTGCAGCTCACGCAAAGTATAATGCGGTCAATTGGGTCGTATTGGATAA GAAATTGAAACCGGAAGTTAAACACTGCACAGAGGAACTCAACTGCAACATTGTAGTAATGAAAAATTCAGAACCGAATGTCCTTAAGCTCAATCTGGGTCGACCCGATAACATCCAAACACCTTTCTTTTCTGCAGTTTCATCACCTACTATCGACCCTGAAAAACTCTTAGGCCATGGCGTAAATCATTCGACTCCAGTAACCAGTCCTGAAGAAACAGCTGTATTTTGTCCAGAACCTTCTGTTTTCCTAGTGTACAAACAGAACCCGCTTTTCGAAGGACTTATCAAACGAAAAACTTCAGAAATCAATAAAATGAACAGTTATAACGACCCGCATACTGATATAGACTCGTGTGGCGAAAAGATCATAGCTTTATCGCTAGTAGTCCCTCAAAAAGATGATAATTCCAAGATTATTCGCAACCCGAAACGTTCATATTCCACACATTTTGATCATGATCATGATAAAATAACTAGTGGAATTAAAGAAAATACTTATAGTTCTGGAATTAGAGAAGCGGTCTCTTTGGGTAGAACTATGTCGCTACCGCCGCCTTTGTGTTCCCTTTGTCAATACCAAGCTCCGAACTTGGTAAAACCGCTGAGACGGTTTGATTACAACGAGCTTCTAGAAGCGACCGGAAGTTTCTCTGATTCGAGTTTTGTGGCGGAGGGTGAGTTATGGGTCGTATATCGAGGAGTACTAAAAGATGGGCTAGTCGTTGCGATCAAACAGTTAAAATTCTGTGGGTCCCATGGAGACGTTGAGTTCTGTAAAGAAGTGAAAGTACTAAGTTGTGCGCAACATAAAAACGTCGTCTTGCTAGTTGGTTTTTGCGTCGAGGGAACAAGAAGGCTGTTAGTTTATGAGTATGTATGCAACGGCTCGTTGGACACTCATTTACACG TTAACAAGGGAACATTTCTAGACTGGCCGTCGCGTTTGAAGGTTGCAATTGGAACAGCGACAGGATTGCGTTATCTTCATGAAGATTGTAGGGTCGGCTGCATAGTTCATAGGGACATGCGGCCGAAAAACATTTTGCTAACTCATGATTACGAACCTTTG gTTGCTGATTTTGGGCTTGTTAGCTTACACACCGAAGTCGATGCATGTGTTGAGGAACGAGCCGTTGGAACTTCAGG GTATCTTGCACCAGAATACTTCAATGGAGGAATAATAACAGAGAAAGTTGACATATATGCTTTTGGATTAGTACTTTTAGAGCTAATCACTGGTCGAAGAACTTGCGACTTGCAATGCTACAACTCCCGAAAATTTTGGCACGATGTTTACTCATCACAACAAATCCAACCTATACATCTTCTCGCTTATAAGCATAAATTGCTCGACTCACGTTTAGGTTCTTACCAACCTCACAATTTTCCTTCACATTTAAATGCAATTGGTCATGCTGCCTCTTTATGTCTTCAAAAAAATCCAGAATCCAGACCACCCATGTCAAAG GTGCTTAGAGTATTGGAAGGAGAGACAAGAAGTTACATTGGTACGGACCTGAATTCAACTAGTGGCAAAAGTGGGCGCATTAATAGGAGAGGCCATTCTCGCAGATTGTCATACTAA
- the LOC139866673 gene encoding inactive protein kinase SELMODRAFT_444075-like isoform X2: MFPPKKEPAVEKAPRDLPENVIVAVKADEKVISKAAFAWALTHAVHPGDCVILLAIFNSPRSNRKLWSWKRLNGDCRNGDDCVNLPDRICQISESCSRMVLEFQTLFEVMVQIKVVSGTPAGSVAAHAKYNAVNWVVLDKKLKPEVKHCTEELNCNIVVMKNSEPNVLKLNLGRPDNIQTPFFSAVSSPTIDPEKLLGHGVNHSTPVTSPEETAVFCPEPSVFLVYKQNPLFEGLIKRKTSEINKMNSYNDPHTDIDSCGEKIIALSLVVPQKDDNSKIIRNPKRSYSTHFDHDHDKITSGIKENTYSSGIREAVSLGRTMSLPPPLCSLCQYQAPNLVKPLRRFDYNELLEATGSFSDSSFVAEGELWVVYRGVLKDGLVVAIKQLKFCGSHGDVEFCKEVKVLSCAQHKNVVLLVGFCVEGTRRLLVYEYVCNGSLDTHLHDWPSRLKVAIGTATGLRYLHEDCRVGCIVHRDMRPKNILLTHDYEPLVADFGLVSLHTEVDACVEERAVGTSGYLAPEYFNGGIITEKVDIYAFGLVLLELITGRRTCDLQCYNSRKFWHDVYSSQQIQPIHLLAYKHKLLDSRLGSYQPHNFPSHLNAIGHAASLCLQKNPESRPPMSKVLRVLEGETRSYIGTDLNSTSGKSGRINRRGHSRRLSY; the protein is encoded by the exons ATGTTCCCGCCAAAAAAAGAACCGGCCGTCGAAAAAGCACCACGAGACTTGCCGGAAAATGTGATTGTTGCTGTGAAAGCCGACGAAAAGGTTATTTCAAAAGCTGCTTTCGCTTGGGCTCTTACTCATGCAGTTCATCCTGGTGATTGTGTTATCTTGCTTGCAATATTCAACAGTCCTAGATCAA ATCGAAAATTATGGAGCTGGAAGCGATTAAATGGAGATTGCCGAAACGGCGATGATTGTGTTAATTTACCTGATCGAATATGTCAGATCTCGGAATCTTGTTCGCGAATGGTACTGGAATTTCAAACTTTATTTGAG GTGATGGTGCAAATCAAGGTGGTATCAGGAACACCTGCAGGTTCTGTTGCAGCTCACGCAAAGTATAATGCGGTCAATTGGGTCGTATTGGATAA GAAATTGAAACCGGAAGTTAAACACTGCACAGAGGAACTCAACTGCAACATTGTAGTAATGAAAAATTCAGAACCGAATGTCCTTAAGCTCAATCTGGGTCGACCCGATAACATCCAAACACCTTTCTTTTCTGCAGTTTCATCACCTACTATCGACCCTGAAAAACTCTTAGGCCATGGCGTAAATCATTCGACTCCAGTAACCAGTCCTGAAGAAACAGCTGTATTTTGTCCAGAACCTTCTGTTTTCCTAGTGTACAAACAGAACCCGCTTTTCGAAGGACTTATCAAACGAAAAACTTCAGAAATCAATAAAATGAACAGTTATAACGACCCGCATACTGATATAGACTCGTGTGGCGAAAAGATCATAGCTTTATCGCTAGTAGTCCCTCAAAAAGATGATAATTCCAAGATTATTCGCAACCCGAAACGTTCATATTCCACACATTTTGATCATGATCATGATAAAATAACTAGTGGAATTAAAGAAAATACTTATAGTTCTGGAATTAGAGAAGCGGTCTCTTTGGGTAGAACTATGTCGCTACCGCCGCCTTTGTGTTCCCTTTGTCAATACCAAGCTCCGAACTTGGTAAAACCGCTGAGACGGTTTGATTACAACGAGCTTCTAGAAGCGACCGGAAGTTTCTCTGATTCGAGTTTTGTGGCGGAGGGTGAGTTATGGGTCGTATATCGAGGAGTACTAAAAGATGGGCTAGTCGTTGCGATCAAACAGTTAAAATTCTGTGGGTCCCATGGAGACGTTGAGTTCTGTAAAGAAGTGAAAGTACTAAGTTGTGCGCAACATAAAAACGTCGTCTTGCTAGTTGGTTTTTGCGTCGAGGGAACAAGAAGGCTGTTAGTTTATGAGTATGTATGCAACGGCTCGTTGGACACTCATTTACACG ACTGGCCGTCGCGTTTGAAGGTTGCAATTGGAACAGCGACAGGATTGCGTTATCTTCATGAAGATTGTAGGGTCGGCTGCATAGTTCATAGGGACATGCGGCCGAAAAACATTTTGCTAACTCATGATTACGAACCTTTG gTTGCTGATTTTGGGCTTGTTAGCTTACACACCGAAGTCGATGCATGTGTTGAGGAACGAGCCGTTGGAACTTCAGG GTATCTTGCACCAGAATACTTCAATGGAGGAATAATAACAGAGAAAGTTGACATATATGCTTTTGGATTAGTACTTTTAGAGCTAATCACTGGTCGAAGAACTTGCGACTTGCAATGCTACAACTCCCGAAAATTTTGGCACGATGTTTACTCATCACAACAAATCCAACCTATACATCTTCTCGCTTATAAGCATAAATTGCTCGACTCACGTTTAGGTTCTTACCAACCTCACAATTTTCCTTCACATTTAAATGCAATTGGTCATGCTGCCTCTTTATGTCTTCAAAAAAATCCAGAATCCAGACCACCCATGTCAAAG GTGCTTAGAGTATTGGAAGGAGAGACAAGAAGTTACATTGGTACGGACCTGAATTCAACTAGTGGCAAAAGTGGGCGCATTAATAGGAGAGGCCATTCTCGCAGATTGTCATACTAA
- the LOC139868201 gene encoding protein JINGUBANG-like, which yields MFKNSKQASVADDDDDYNHENDYESNRSSDDGSPMMMSPWNQTSPFQQSSWSIPENGLIGSLVREEGHIYSLAASGGLLYTGSDSKNIHVWKNMKLFGTFKSNSGLVKAIIISGDKILTGHQDGKVRVWKSNLKDPKIHKRIGTFPTFFDILKSSMKSKNYVEVKRNRTALWIKHCDAISCLSVNEEEGLLYSGSWDRTFKVWKMSNSKCLESVKAHDDAVNSVVSTDDGLVFTGSAEGSVKVWKREGKGKNMKHMYVQTLLDQECAVTSLVVSKCGRCSVVYCGSSDGIVSFWERENELGKRRVLKGHKLAVLCLAVAGINFVFSGSADKSICVWKRDGSMHTCLSVLTGHDGPVKCLAVEEAAESSNYSGGKWVVYSGSLDKSVKVWSVSENGC from the exons ATGTTTAAAAACTCAAAACAAGCCTCCGTGGCCGATGACGACGATGACTACAACCACGAAAATGACTACGAATCGAACCGTTCTAGCGATGATGGTTCACCAATGATGATGTCACCATGGAACCAAACTAGTCCATTCCAACAATCTTCATGGTCCATACCCGAAAATGGTCTAATAGGTTCATTGGTTCGAGAGGAAGGCCACATTTATTCGTTGGCCGCCTCCGGTGGGCTTCTTTATACCGGATCCGATAGCAAGAATATTCATGTTTGGAAAAACATGAAATTATTCGGAACGTTTAAATCAAACAGTGGTTTGGTTAAGGCAATTATTATATCCGGTGACAAGATTTTAACCGGACATCAAGATGGAAAAGTTCGAGTTTGGAAATCAAATTTAAAAGATCCAAAAATTCATAAACGCATTGGGACATTTCCTACGTTTTTTGATATCTTGAAAAGTTCCATGAAGTCAAAAAATTATGTTGAG GTGAAGCGAAATCGTACAGCGTTATGGATCAAACATTGTGACGCGATATCATGCCTAAGTGTAAACGAAGAAGAAGGCTTACTTTATTCAGGATCATGGGACAGAACATTTAAGGTATGGAAAATGTCGAATTCTAAATGTCTGGAGTCAGTAAAGGCGCACGATGACGCAGTCAACTCAGTCGTGTCAACAGACGATGGTTTAGTATTCACAGGATCCGCAGAAGGGTCAGTAAAAGTATGGAAGCGAGAAGGAAAAGGAAAAAACATGAAACATATGTACGTACAAACGTTGTTGGATCAAGAATGTGCGGTTACATCGTTAGTTGTGTCGAAATGTGGTCGTTGTTCGGTCGTGTATTGTGGATCGTCGGATGGGATTGTGAGTTTTTGGGAGCGGGAAAACGAGTTGGGAAAAAGGAGAGTACTTAAAGGACATAAGTTGGCGGTTTTGTGTCTTGCGGTTGCTGGAATTAATTTTGTGTTTAGTGGATCGGCGGATAAGAGTATTTGTGTGTGGAAAAGGGATGGGTCAATGCACACGTGTTTGTCGGTTTTGACCGGACATGATGGGCCGGTGAAGTGTCTTGCGGTGGAGGAAGCGGCGGAATCGAGTAATTATTCCGGTGGGAAATGGGTGGTTTATAGTGGTAGTTTGGATAAATCGGTTAAAGTATGGAGTGTGTCGGAGAATGGATGTTGA